One genomic region from Solwaraspora sp. WMMD792 encodes:
- a CDS encoding DUF397 domain-containing protein, whose translation MTAARWHKSTHSDTSGCVEVAENLPGRVYVRDTKDRDGGTLAFAPASWRAFVAAVSTDR comes from the coding sequence ATGACCGCTGCACGTTGGCACAAGAGCACCCACAGTGACACGAGCGGGTGTGTCGAAGTAGCCGAGAACCTTCCTGGTCGGGTGTACGTCCGGGACACCAAGGACCGCGACGGTGGCACCCTCGCCTTCGCGCCGGCCTCGTGGCGCGCGTTCGTCGCGGCAGTGAGCACCGACCGCTGA
- a CDS encoding DUF559 domain-containing protein, producing MDPQLRTLLDRNHGVLCRRDAAEVVPSWAIDVARREGRVRRILPGVYADTTLLATATGTGTGAGGVVGVGTVDVTGTGDPGRYPAAGLGGLDPARARRAALGYADGRGAFSHLTALHLWGLWQPTAGEPVHLTVPATVRLSSHPGLVVHHVRGFSLDAPDTLTRHGVPVTRLDRALVDSWPLLPAGERRGPVIQAVAGRHSTPGRIGAALAGAPKLPGRAQLRELLGKLAAGCHSPLEIWGHDHVFTGARMPPLRRQVRVSDGRRTCYLDVYAEAQRVAFELDGASVHGAPGQREVDLRRDAWLATLGIQVVRFSHRRLVHDTAEVRREILAVLAARR from the coding sequence ATGGACCCGCAGCTGCGTACCCTGCTCGACCGCAACCACGGCGTACTCTGCCGGCGCGACGCCGCCGAAGTGGTCCCGTCCTGGGCGATCGACGTGGCCCGCCGCGAAGGGCGGGTGCGCCGAATCCTGCCCGGCGTGTACGCCGACACCACGCTGCTCGCCACCGCCACCGGCACCGGCACCGGTGCCGGTGGCGTGGTCGGTGTCGGCACCGTTGACGTGACCGGCACCGGCGACCCCGGCCGGTATCCGGCCGCCGGGCTGGGCGGGCTCGACCCGGCACGGGCCCGGCGGGCGGCGCTGGGCTACGCCGACGGGCGGGGCGCGTTCAGCCACCTGACCGCGCTGCACCTGTGGGGGCTGTGGCAGCCGACCGCTGGCGAGCCGGTGCACCTGACGGTCCCGGCGACGGTACGGCTGAGCAGCCACCCCGGGCTGGTGGTGCACCACGTACGCGGGTTCAGCCTCGACGCGCCGGACACGCTGACCCGCCACGGGGTGCCGGTGACCCGGCTGGACCGGGCCCTGGTCGACTCGTGGCCGCTGCTGCCGGCCGGCGAGCGGCGCGGCCCGGTGATCCAGGCGGTGGCGGGGCGGCACAGCACCCCGGGGCGCATCGGCGCGGCGCTGGCCGGCGCGCCGAAGCTGCCCGGCCGGGCGCAGCTACGGGAGCTGCTGGGCAAGCTGGCGGCCGGCTGCCACAGCCCGTTGGAGATCTGGGGTCACGACCACGTCTTCACCGGTGCCCGGATGCCGCCGCTGCGCCGGCAGGTGCGGGTCAGCGACGGGCGGCGCACCTGCTACCTCGACGTGTACGCCGAGGCGCAACGGGTCGCGTTCGAGCTGGACGGCGCGAGCGTGCACGGCGCGCCCGGTCAGCGGGAGGTGGATCTGCGTCGGGACGCCTGGCTGGCCACGCTGGGCATCCAGGTGGTGCGGTTCAGCCACCGGCGGCTGGTGCACGACACCGCCGAGGTGCGCCGGGAGATCCTCGCCGTGCTGGCCGCCCGCCGCTGA
- a CDS encoding DEAD/DEAH box helicase: MILDPLATSDDIVATYQRYLRSLVEPRDPRLAAALDTAIADAISQEITKGPLLEATPPYRTGRTPRQLIDAGALHPGIAALGAGLALDRPLYRHQERAIGKVRAGRNVVVATGTGSGKTESFLLPILDRLMAQRAAGTLGPGVRALLLYPMNALANDQMKRLRTLLAGAPDITFGRYTGETRHTLREAAEVFAHQHPGEQRLPNELLSREQMQATPPHLLLTNYAMLEYLLLRPLDMDLFEGDHAGHWQFIVVDEAHVYDGARGAELAMLLRRLVDRVGQGRSVQCIATSATVGGDLAAVADFASSLFPVPFQHDPADAASQDVITAERVEVPAGPEWGPLPAAAYRQLREAASPAAALLEHARRDGVPAMSAVPAGSADDAAAAVLEQEQRVRRLKRLLSHGPMPLREVAKALFPDDADQTAVTDLVALANAVHDSTGTPVLSARYHLFARATEGAFACLGTNGPHVSLTRRERCTHCGDAAFEIGTCRRCGTEHLAGTVERVGTTAVFRSRRSRDEQQTWLALVDDVTTDEDEETLQANSVARGSETGALCARCGVFQVGPAGNCPQCPASPMRTVRFVRQNAEALTACVGCGGRGDGLIRLFASGNEASASVLATALYQRLPQATEPAQQARPGGGRKVLLFSDSRQSAAYFAPYLEDSYQRVQRRRLLREGALAAAGRGDAEIRLDDVVRDTARAAEQYGIFQRRDSAQARRRQVVLWAQTEIVGVDERNSLEGRGLLAWGMSRDPAWQAPQPLISLGLTETEVWALLDELLRSVRLQGAVAAPDGVDPRDEAFAPRVGPIYLRGTGSDARRKVLSWLPTSGTNRRVDYLRRVLARLGVTADPHQLLDGIWRLLTAGPMRELLRDSLEPGIGQVYQLDPEFVTCTVPGDDHPVWQCGTCRRITPYTVRGVCPTMKCLGELARWVPPPADVDHDHYRSVYREMNPVPMRVLEHTAQWTSEQAALIQQQFVRGEVNALSCSTTFELGVDVGELQAVMLRNMPPTTANYVQRAGRAGRRTDSAALVLTYAQRRSHDLSRFAEPDRMIAGEVRAPYVPLTNVRIDRRHAHSVALAAFFRHHFRTYGTIWRTAGEFLLAGDDGVAPVTLVAGFLDPVPAEIVESLHRVLPAEVRDEIGVDSGDWVTHLVGLLESVRVELQNDVDIYEQKRAEAFAARKDDSAARFGRVMRTITGRELLGLLANRNVLPKYGFPVDTVELRLTFADDQMSRQLELSRDLSSAIYEYAPGTEVVAGGQTWQSAGVYRLPGRDLERRHYAVCAGCGHYRDSIERLDPQCPACGAPATGVPRQYTVPVFGFVADRSGGRRPSTAPRRTWHGATHVVSTGAEIFEDKIDLPGGSVTVRAGSRGELIAISDGAGGAGYLICDRCGFAQSNTSRKQRQSSHASPLTGRDCRGRLELLSLAHKYQTDVLDLSVDSAALGGIDDNGWRSLAYAVVEGAVLALEISRDDIDATVYRTEANRSVIMLYDTVPGGAGHVQRIAARVRDVLDEALRRVRDCECGVETSCYRCLRVFRNDRYHEHLRRGVAADVLGRLLGRADQTPVGALRVTLAEYTAAVNADRRFLIGDVPGEVFESVTSGQLDLYEGRIVFARQAAAPADVSTTDATAVGRLWLRRDSENGDIVGAGVEPLVGEPLDGLDDLTLIGVALL, translated from the coding sequence ATGATCCTGGATCCCCTGGCCACCAGCGACGACATCGTCGCCACCTATCAGCGGTACCTGCGCAGCCTGGTCGAGCCGAGAGACCCCCGACTCGCCGCCGCACTCGACACCGCGATCGCCGACGCGATCAGCCAGGAGATCACCAAAGGGCCGCTGCTGGAAGCCACCCCGCCGTACCGCACCGGCCGCACCCCGCGTCAGCTCATCGACGCCGGGGCGCTGCACCCGGGGATCGCCGCGCTCGGTGCCGGCCTGGCCCTGGACCGGCCGCTGTACCGGCACCAGGAACGGGCGATCGGCAAGGTACGGGCCGGCCGCAACGTCGTCGTCGCCACCGGCACCGGCTCGGGCAAGACCGAAAGTTTCCTGCTGCCGATCCTGGACCGGCTGATGGCGCAGCGCGCCGCCGGCACCCTCGGCCCCGGCGTCCGGGCGCTGCTGCTCTACCCGATGAACGCCCTCGCCAACGACCAGATGAAACGGCTACGCACCCTGCTCGCCGGAGCCCCCGACATCACCTTCGGCCGCTACACCGGCGAAACCAGGCACACGCTGCGTGAAGCCGCCGAGGTCTTCGCCCACCAGCACCCCGGCGAGCAGCGGCTGCCCAACGAACTGCTCAGCCGCGAACAGATGCAGGCCACGCCGCCGCATCTGCTGCTGACCAACTACGCCATGCTGGAATACCTGCTGCTGCGGCCACTGGACATGGACCTGTTCGAAGGCGACCACGCCGGCCACTGGCAGTTCATCGTCGTCGACGAAGCCCACGTCTACGACGGGGCGCGCGGCGCCGAACTGGCGATGCTGCTGCGTCGCCTCGTCGACCGGGTCGGCCAAGGCCGGTCGGTGCAGTGCATCGCCACCAGCGCCACCGTCGGCGGCGACCTGGCGGCCGTCGCCGACTTCGCCAGCTCCCTGTTCCCGGTGCCGTTCCAGCATGACCCGGCCGACGCCGCGTCGCAGGACGTCATCACCGCCGAACGGGTCGAGGTGCCGGCCGGGCCGGAATGGGGTCCGCTGCCCGCCGCCGCGTACCGGCAGCTTCGCGAGGCCGCGTCGCCGGCCGCCGCCCTGCTGGAGCACGCCCGCCGCGACGGTGTGCCCGCCATGTCGGCGGTGCCGGCCGGGTCGGCCGATGATGCGGCCGCTGCGGTGCTGGAGCAGGAGCAGCGGGTACGCCGCCTCAAACGGCTCCTCTCCCACGGGCCGATGCCGCTACGTGAGGTCGCCAAGGCGCTGTTCCCCGACGACGCCGACCAGACAGCCGTCACCGACCTCGTCGCACTCGCCAACGCCGTACACGACAGCACCGGCACCCCGGTGCTGTCCGCCCGCTACCACCTGTTCGCCCGCGCCACCGAAGGTGCCTTCGCCTGCCTCGGCACCAACGGCCCGCACGTGAGCCTGACCCGGCGCGAACGCTGCACCCACTGCGGCGACGCCGCCTTCGAGATCGGCACCTGCCGCCGGTGCGGCACCGAACACCTAGCCGGCACCGTCGAACGGGTCGGCACCACCGCCGTCTTCCGGTCCCGCCGCTCCCGCGACGAACAACAGACCTGGCTGGCCCTCGTCGACGACGTGACCACCGACGAGGACGAGGAGACCCTGCAGGCCAACAGCGTCGCCAGAGGCAGCGAAACCGGTGCGCTCTGCGCCCGCTGCGGCGTGTTCCAGGTCGGGCCGGCCGGCAACTGCCCGCAGTGCCCCGCAAGTCCGATGCGGACGGTGCGGTTCGTGCGGCAGAACGCCGAAGCGCTCACCGCCTGTGTGGGCTGCGGCGGACGCGGCGACGGGCTCATCCGGTTGTTCGCCAGCGGCAACGAAGCCTCCGCCTCAGTACTCGCCACCGCCCTGTACCAGCGACTGCCGCAGGCCACCGAGCCGGCGCAGCAGGCCCGGCCCGGCGGCGGCCGCAAGGTGCTGCTGTTCAGCGACAGCCGCCAGTCGGCGGCCTACTTCGCCCCGTACCTGGAAGACTCCTACCAGCGGGTGCAGCGCCGCCGGCTGCTGCGCGAAGGCGCACTCGCCGCCGCCGGCCGGGGCGACGCCGAGATCCGGCTCGACGACGTCGTCCGCGACACGGCCCGCGCCGCCGAACAGTACGGCATCTTCCAACGCCGCGACTCCGCCCAGGCCCGCCGCCGGCAGGTCGTCCTCTGGGCGCAGACCGAGATCGTCGGCGTAGACGAACGCAACTCGCTGGAAGGGCGCGGCCTGCTCGCATGGGGCATGTCCCGCGACCCCGCCTGGCAGGCACCCCAACCGCTGATCAGTCTCGGCCTGACCGAGACGGAAGTGTGGGCGCTGCTCGACGAGCTGCTGCGCTCCGTACGGCTGCAGGGAGCCGTCGCCGCCCCCGACGGGGTCGACCCGCGCGACGAGGCGTTCGCACCCCGCGTCGGGCCGATCTACCTGCGCGGCACCGGCTCCGACGCCCGCCGCAAGGTGCTGAGCTGGCTGCCGACCAGCGGCACCAACCGGCGGGTCGACTACCTGCGGCGGGTCCTCGCCCGCCTCGGTGTCACCGCCGACCCGCACCAGCTGCTCGACGGTATCTGGCGGCTGCTGACCGCCGGGCCGATGAGGGAACTGTTGCGCGACAGCCTCGAACCCGGCATCGGGCAGGTCTACCAGCTCGACCCTGAATTCGTCACCTGCACGGTCCCGGGCGACGACCACCCGGTCTGGCAGTGCGGCACCTGCCGGCGGATCACCCCGTACACCGTCCGAGGGGTCTGCCCCACCATGAAGTGCCTCGGTGAACTGGCCCGCTGGGTGCCGCCGCCGGCCGACGTCGACCACGACCACTACCGGTCGGTGTACCGGGAGATGAACCCGGTGCCGATGCGGGTGCTCGAACACACCGCCCAGTGGACCAGCGAGCAGGCCGCGTTGATCCAGCAGCAGTTCGTCCGGGGCGAGGTCAACGCGTTGTCCTGCTCGACCACGTTCGAGCTCGGTGTCGACGTCGGTGAACTGCAGGCCGTCATGTTGCGCAACATGCCACCCACCACCGCCAACTACGTGCAGCGGGCCGGGCGGGCCGGCCGGCGTACCGACTCGGCGGCCCTGGTGCTGACCTACGCGCAGCGGCGGTCACACGACCTGTCCCGGTTCGCCGAACCGGACCGGATGATCGCAGGCGAGGTCCGGGCGCCGTACGTGCCGCTGACCAACGTACGGATCGACCGCAGGCACGCCCACTCGGTGGCCCTGGCCGCGTTCTTCCGGCACCACTTCCGCACCTACGGCACCATCTGGCGTACGGCGGGGGAGTTCCTGCTCGCCGGCGACGACGGCGTCGCGCCGGTGACGCTGGTCGCCGGTTTCCTCGACCCGGTGCCGGCGGAGATCGTCGAATCACTGCACCGGGTGCTGCCGGCCGAGGTCCGCGACGAGATCGGCGTCGACTCCGGCGACTGGGTCACCCACCTGGTCGGCCTGCTGGAATCGGTCCGCGTCGAGCTGCAGAACGACGTCGACATCTACGAGCAGAAACGGGCCGAGGCGTTCGCCGCCCGCAAGGACGACAGCGCCGCCCGGTTCGGCCGGGTCATGAGGACCATCACCGGCCGGGAACTGCTCGGCCTGCTCGCCAACCGCAACGTCCTACCCAAGTACGGCTTCCCGGTCGACACCGTCGAGCTGCGGCTCACCTTCGCCGACGACCAGATGTCCCGCCAACTGGAGCTGTCCCGGGACCTGTCGTCGGCGATCTACGAGTACGCCCCCGGCACCGAGGTGGTCGCCGGTGGACAGACCTGGCAGTCGGCCGGGGTGTACCGGCTGCCCGGCCGGGACCTGGAACGGCGCCACTACGCCGTCTGCGCCGGCTGCGGCCACTACCGGGACTCGATCGAACGGCTCGACCCGCAGTGCCCGGCCTGCGGGGCACCGGCCACCGGCGTCCCCCGGCAGTACACGGTGCCGGTGTTCGGGTTCGTCGCAGACCGGTCCGGGGGCCGGCGGCCCAGCACCGCGCCCCGGCGCACCTGGCACGGCGCCACCCACGTCGTCTCCACCGGCGCGGAGATCTTCGAAGACAAGATCGACCTGCCGGGCGGCTCCGTGACGGTGCGGGCCGGCTCACGCGGCGAACTGATCGCCATCAGCGACGGTGCCGGCGGCGCCGGCTACCTCATCTGCGATCGGTGCGGGTTCGCCCAGTCCAACACCAGCAGAAAGCAGCGCCAGAGCTCGCATGCCAGCCCGCTCACCGGCCGGGACTGCCGGGGCCGGCTGGAACTGCTGTCGCTGGCCCACAAGTACCAGACCGACGTCCTCGACCTCAGTGTCGACAGCGCCGCGCTGGGCGGCATCGACGACAACGGTTGGCGGTCCCTGGCGTACGCGGTCGTCGAAGGGGCAGTGCTGGCCCTGGAGATCTCCCGCGACGACATCGACGCCACGGTCTACCGGACCGAAGCCAACCGCAGCGTGATCATGCTGTACGACACCGTGCCGGGCGGTGCCGGGCACGTGCAACGGATCGCGGCGCGGGTACGTGACGTCCTCGACGAGGCGCTGCGGCGGGTCCGCGACTGCGAGTGCGGGGTGGAGACCAGCTGCTACCGGTGCCTGCGGGTGTTCCGCAACGACCGATACCACGAGCACCTGCGTCGCGGTGTCGCCGCCGACGTGCTGGGTCGGCTGCTCGGCCGCGCCGACCAGACCCCGGTCGGCGCGCTGCGGGTCACCCTCGCCGAGTACACGGCCGCGGTCAACGCCGACCGCAGGTTCCTGATCGGCGACGTACCCGGTGAGGTGTTCGAATCGGTGACATCCGGTCAGCTCGACCTCTACGAGGGACGGATCGTCTTCGCCCGGCAGGCCGCCGCCCCTGCCGACGTGTCGACCACTGACGCGACGGCCGTGGGTCGGTTGTGGCTGCGCCGCGACAGCGAGAACGGCGACATCGTCGGTGCCGGGGTCGAGCCGCTGGTCGGCGAACCGCTGGACGGACTCGACGACCTGACCCTCATCGGCGTCGCGCTGCTCTGA
- the pglX gene encoding BREX-2 system adenine-specific DNA-methyltransferase PglX, giving the protein MIDRKLLLVDLKNQVKSLENDLRGQVDAVEEVRGRLRGEYDRAFKIGRTAATWTSWRDERVTQAAVAWVLGSVFVRFCEDNSLLTDPYLAGPGERMVIAEEAEAQFFRDQPHETLRGWLLTAFDAIAASQAGRSLFDQRHNPLYQIPLSHDAAKSLVAFWRTRGADGALVHDFTDPEWGTRFLGDLYQDLSEAARKTYALLQTPDFVEEFILDLTLTPAIDEFGHDVVKMIDPTCGSGHFVLGAFDRLLKQWEEHAPNRDPQERVRLALDAVHGIDINPFAVSIARFRLLIAAIQACGFKSLADVAGYTFPMHLAVGDALIKHRANTIPGTDPEAEKIVEFTYATEDIDEHPGIREVGRYHVVVGNPPYITVKDKGLNEAYREMYSACYREYALSVPFAQRFFNLARSAGSDGKGAGYVGQITANSFMKREFGKRLVADLFALNVNLTHVIDTSGAYIPGHGTPTVILVGRNTNLYRLNTVRAVLGIRGEPNAPENPADGFVWNAIVSQVDSPKSESVWVSVDDVPRQFFAKHPWSLAGGGAPGLQVALEGAGDARLTSAIQEIGFGAVTREDGAYMLGEGVLRRKAVDRSHRRPLVEGDVTRDWAVSSPIDSIWPYREQDLSAAVDGPASALLWPFRRILQDRVAYGSSQIDRGLKWFEYSMFFGRRYRVPLSIAFAFVATHNHFVLDRGGKVFNRSAPVIKLGEGASEEDHLRLLGVLNSSTACFWLKQVSHDKGIRGEGGGFTSDDWEHFYEFTGTKLQEFPLPAAYPLGVAQQVDSLAQRLAAVSPAVVAAESVPTRDRLAAARDEWHSTRARMIALQEELDWQVYQLYGLLDEEFTAPAGSVPELRLGERAFEIVLARKVAAGEAETQWFDRHGSTPITEIPAHWPQEYRAVVQRRIDVIESNRNIGLIERPECKRRWSTDGWDKMEQAALRDWLLDRCEARELWFHTVDGMEQPRPLTAAELADELRRDADVLAVAQLYAPGQDLGKVIVDLVADEHVPHLAALRYKPSGLVKRADWEQVWQLQREEDAQPDEPAKKRVRERIPVPPKYTSADFVKNSYWRHRGKLDVPKERFISYPGSSRDGDPTLLLGWAGWDHREQAQALATLIVAREQEDGWDADRLLPLVAGLREVLPWVKQWHSEFDAEWSASPADIYAGFLDETTNRLHLTDEALTSWRPPKATRGRKAKA; this is encoded by the coding sequence GTGATCGACCGAAAACTGCTACTTGTTGACCTGAAGAACCAGGTGAAATCGCTGGAAAACGACCTGCGAGGGCAGGTCGACGCGGTCGAGGAGGTGCGCGGCCGGCTGCGCGGCGAATACGACCGGGCCTTCAAGATCGGGCGTACCGCGGCGACCTGGACCTCGTGGCGCGATGAGCGGGTGACGCAGGCGGCGGTGGCCTGGGTGCTCGGCAGCGTGTTCGTCCGTTTCTGTGAGGACAATTCGCTGCTGACCGATCCGTACCTGGCCGGGCCGGGGGAGCGGATGGTGATCGCCGAGGAGGCCGAGGCGCAGTTCTTCCGCGACCAGCCACATGAGACGTTGCGTGGCTGGCTGCTGACCGCGTTCGACGCGATCGCCGCTAGCCAGGCCGGCCGGTCACTGTTCGACCAGCGGCACAACCCGCTCTACCAGATCCCGCTCTCGCATGACGCGGCGAAGTCGCTGGTCGCGTTCTGGCGGACGCGGGGCGCGGACGGGGCGCTGGTGCACGACTTCACCGACCCCGAGTGGGGTACGCGGTTCCTCGGTGACCTCTACCAGGACCTGTCCGAGGCGGCCCGCAAGACGTATGCGTTGCTGCAGACCCCGGACTTCGTCGAGGAGTTCATCCTCGACCTGACGTTGACCCCGGCGATCGACGAGTTCGGCCACGACGTGGTCAAGATGATCGACCCGACCTGCGGCTCCGGGCACTTCGTGCTCGGCGCGTTCGACCGGCTGCTGAAGCAGTGGGAGGAGCACGCCCCGAACCGGGATCCGCAGGAACGGGTCCGGCTCGCCCTGGACGCCGTGCACGGCATCGACATCAACCCGTTCGCTGTGTCGATCGCCCGTTTCCGGCTGCTGATCGCCGCGATCCAAGCGTGCGGCTTCAAGTCCCTCGCCGACGTCGCAGGCTACACCTTCCCCATGCACCTGGCAGTAGGCGACGCCCTGATCAAACACCGGGCAAACACCATCCCGGGTACGGATCCCGAGGCCGAGAAGATTGTCGAGTTCACCTACGCCACCGAGGACATCGACGAGCACCCCGGCATCCGCGAGGTCGGCCGCTACCACGTCGTGGTCGGTAACCCGCCCTACATCACCGTCAAGGACAAGGGCCTCAACGAGGCGTACCGGGAGATGTACTCTGCCTGTTATCGGGAGTACGCCCTGTCGGTGCCGTTCGCACAGCGCTTCTTCAACCTGGCCAGGTCGGCCGGCAGTGACGGTAAGGGCGCCGGCTACGTAGGTCAGATCACCGCGAATTCATTTATGAAGCGTGAGTTTGGGAAACGGCTGGTTGCGGATCTTTTTGCGTTGAATGTAAACCTGACTCATGTGATCGACACCTCCGGTGCGTATATTCCTGGCCATGGCACGCCGACGGTCATTCTGGTGGGCCGGAATACAAACTTGTATCGGTTGAATACCGTGCGTGCTGTACTTGGCATCCGTGGGGAGCCCAATGCACCGGAGAATCCGGCTGATGGGTTTGTCTGGAATGCAATTGTTTCTCAGGTTGATAGTCCAAAATCTGAGTCTGTGTGGGTTAGTGTCGATGACGTGCCGCGACAATTCTTCGCCAAACACCCATGGAGCCTTGCTGGTGGTGGAGCTCCTGGCCTCCAGGTTGCACTTGAAGGGGCCGGAGATGCGCGCTTGACCAGTGCGATCCAGGAGATAGGGTTCGGTGCCGTGACGCGCGAAGACGGCGCATATATGCTCGGCGAAGGAGTCCTGCGTAGGAAAGCGGTGGATCGTAGTCACAGGCGCCCCCTGGTGGAGGGTGACGTTACTCGTGATTGGGCTGTGTCGAGCCCGATTGATTCGATATGGCCGTACCGTGAGCAAGACCTTTCCGCCGCAGTAGACGGTCCCGCGAGTGCTCTTCTTTGGCCTTTCCGGCGCATTTTGCAAGATCGAGTTGCGTATGGTTCCAGTCAAATTGACCGCGGCCTAAAGTGGTTCGAGTACTCCATGTTCTTCGGGCGACGTTACCGGGTGCCGTTGTCGATTGCGTTCGCTTTTGTGGCTACGCATAATCATTTTGTGTTGGACCGGGGTGGGAAGGTCTTTAACCGTTCGGCGCCGGTGATTAAGTTGGGGGAGGGGGCGTCGGAGGAGGATCACCTGCGGTTGCTCGGCGTACTCAACAGCTCGACGGCGTGCTTCTGGCTCAAGCAGGTCAGCCACGACAAGGGGATCCGTGGCGAGGGCGGTGGCTTCACCAGTGACGACTGGGAGCACTTCTACGAGTTCACGGGGACCAAGCTGCAGGAGTTTCCGTTGCCGGCGGCGTACCCGTTGGGGGTGGCTCAGCAGGTCGACTCGCTGGCGCAGCGGCTCGCGGCGGTGAGCCCGGCGGTGGTCGCCGCCGAGAGCGTGCCTACCCGGGACCGGTTGGCGGCGGCGCGCGACGAGTGGCATTCGACGCGGGCGCGGATGATCGCGTTGCAGGAGGAGCTGGACTGGCAGGTGTACCAGCTCTACGGGCTGCTCGACGAGGAGTTCACCGCGCCGGCCGGATCGGTGCCGGAGCTGCGGCTGGGGGAGCGGGCGTTCGAGATCGTGCTGGCCCGCAAGGTCGCGGCCGGCGAGGCGGAAACGCAGTGGTTCGACCGGCACGGTTCGACGCCGATCACCGAGATCCCGGCGCACTGGCCGCAGGAGTATCGGGCGGTGGTGCAGCGGCGGATCGACGTCATCGAGAGCAACCGCAACATCGGGCTGATCGAGCGGCCGGAGTGTAAGCGGCGCTGGTCCACCGATGGCTGGGACAAGATGGAGCAGGCCGCGTTGCGGGACTGGCTGCTGGACCGGTGCGAGGCGCGCGAGTTGTGGTTCCACACCGTCGACGGGATGGAGCAGCCGCGTCCGTTGACCGCCGCCGAGCTGGCCGACGAGCTGCGCCGCGACGCCGATGTGTTGGCGGTCGCCCAGCTGTACGCGCCGGGCCAGGATCTCGGCAAGGTCATCGTTGACCTGGTCGCCGACGAGCACGTACCGCACCTGGCGGCGCTGCGCTACAAGCCGTCCGGTTTGGTGAAGCGCGCCGACTGGGAGCAGGTGTGGCAGCTGCAGCGCGAGGAGGACGCCCAGCCGGACGAGCCGGCGAAGAAGCGGGTGCGGGAGCGGATCCCGGTGCCGCCGAAGTACACGTCGGCGGACTTCGTCAAGAACAGCTACTGGCGGCACCGGGGCAAGCTGGATGTGCCAAAGGAGCGGTTCATCTCGTACCCGGGGTCGAGCCGCGACGGTGATCCGACGCTGCTGCTCGGCTGGGCCGGCTGGGACCACCGGGAGCAGGCGCAGGCCCTCGCCACGCTGATCGTGGCCCGGGAGCAGGAGGACGGCTGGGACGCCGACCGGCTGCTGCCGCTGGTCGCCGGTCTGCGTGAGGTGCTGCCGTGGGTGAAGCAGTGGCACAGCGAGTTCGACGCAGAGTGGAGCGCGTCGCCGGCCGACATCTACGCCGGCTTCCTCGACGAGACCACCAACCGGCTGCACCTGACCGACGAGGCGTTGACCTCGTGGCGTCCGCCGAAGGCGACCCGGGGCCGCAAAGCGAAGGCGTGA
- a CDS encoding helix-turn-helix transcriptional regulator: MSGSEYLISELRRVRESMGLTQESWGERVHFSAKHVGSIERGERPALPNYLGMVDKVFGTAFMKFYREFVIGEHAPVWLRPFIEHEQQASLLRVFQPLAVPGLLQTEAYAKTIITAYGAREEDLEAALGTRLARQEILRRKPDPCQLVAVMDEWMLHREIGGPEVMREQMLAILAASELPSIRVHIIPTSAGAYLGLDGPFTLATVDGRSVGYLEGHLKGRVVEGSEDTADLERTWEAVREYALPGNQSRDVIMRMAEKWT; this comes from the coding sequence GTGAGCGGCAGCGAGTATCTGATATCGGAGTTGCGGCGAGTGCGCGAGTCGATGGGCCTCACCCAGGAGTCGTGGGGCGAGCGCGTCCACTTCTCGGCGAAACACGTCGGCTCCATCGAGCGCGGCGAACGCCCCGCCCTGCCCAACTACCTGGGCATGGTGGACAAGGTGTTCGGCACCGCGTTCATGAAGTTCTACCGCGAGTTCGTCATCGGCGAACACGCCCCGGTCTGGTTACGGCCTTTCATCGAACACGAGCAGCAGGCGAGCTTGCTCCGTGTCTTCCAACCGCTCGCAGTACCCGGCCTACTGCAAACCGAGGCGTACGCGAAAACCATCATCACCGCGTACGGCGCAAGGGAGGAAGACTTGGAAGCCGCGCTCGGCACGCGACTCGCCCGGCAGGAGATTCTGCGCCGCAAGCCGGACCCCTGCCAGCTCGTCGCGGTGATGGACGAGTGGATGCTCCATCGGGAGATCGGCGGGCCGGAGGTCATGCGGGAACAGATGCTCGCGATCCTCGCCGCGAGCGAGTTACCCAGCATCCGGGTGCACATCATCCCGACGAGCGCGGGTGCTTATTTGGGCCTCGACGGCCCGTTCACGCTCGCGACTGTCGACGGCAGATCAGTCGGCTACCTGGAAGGCCACCTCAAAGGTCGCGTCGTTGAAGGATCCGAAGACACCGCAGACCTTGAACGGACCTGGGAGGCCGTGCGGGAGTACGCTCTGCCCGGAAACCAGAGCCGCGACGTGATCATGAGGATGGCGGAGAAGTGGACATGA